CAATTGGCGACCGGAACTGCAACTGCCTCCGTGACGAGCAACTGGACCGCACAGGCGGATGTTGATTTTCCCGACCCCGAGCGGTTTTATTGGTACCGTTGGAAAGACAGTCAAAGCCGTTTCAGCGTCGTAGGCCGCACCAAAACGGCTTCGCAGGGCGCGGATGCACAGGCAAGGCTTGCGATCATGTCCTGCAGCAGTGTTTATTCGGGGTATTTTAATGCCTATCAGCGCATTGCGACGCGCAACGACATCGACCTCGTCGTGCATCTGGGTGACTATATCTACGATTTTGTCGATGCCGACGAGCAGGTGCGCGTGCCCTCGCCTGCGCCCGTGGATCCGCAGACGCTTGCCGAATGGCGCGACCGTCACAGCTATTATTTGCTCGATCCCGACTTGCGCGCAGCCCGCCAAAATCATCCTTGGGCCGTGATTTGGGACAATCACGATGTCGATGGGGATTCGCCGCAACATGTCGCAGATGCCATTCAGGCGTTTCAGGAATATGTCCCGATGCGCCTCACCGACGCGATTTTGCCGCATCTGATCTACCGTCGCTTGGCCTATGGCGACCTGCTCGACATTTTGCTCGTGGATGCAACGACCCTGCGGGACATCGACACCCTTCCCAATGGCGAATTTTCCATGCTCGGCAATGCCCAATGGAATTGGTTGTCACAGGAATTGTCCAGTTCGACGGCGCTGTGGCGGGTGATCGGGCAGGAGCGGATGATGGCCGAATTTTCCACGGCGGGCCTTGGCTCGCTGATCAATTATGGGGACGGACCCGTGGCGGATTCCGGCGCTTGGGATGGCTACAATGGCGAACGCGTACGCTTGCTCAACCACTTGGACCAGAATGGGATCGACAACAACGTGATCTTGAGCGGTGACATCCACACTTCGTTTCTTTGCGACTTGCCGATCGACTACGGCAGCTATGACGATCAAACAGGAGCGGGTTCGGTGGCCGTTGAATTCCTCCCGACGAGCATTACCCGAGGGAATTTTGACGAGCAGGGCGTTACCGGATTCCTTGCACAATTGGTCCAAGGTGCGATTGCATTGGCCAATGCTCACCATGTTTATTCCGAACTCACGAGCCATGGATATGGAATTCTGGACATCCGACCTGATGTTGTCACCGCTGAGTATTGGTATTCCCCTATCTTGCAAGCATCTAATTCAGAATCGTTTGCAACGGGCTACGAATGCCGGACGGGCGAAAATCATTGGCGGAGAGCGGCACTCAGCAACCCTACAACAGTCTTGGTCGCCTCGGAGGATGCCACACTGCAGAATGTCACCACATCATTGTTTCCAAATCCGGCGGGTGAATCGGCAACTTTGCGGCTAAACGCTGCACGCACTGAAACTGTGAACATTCTGGTAATGGATCCTGCCTCGGGAAAGCAGGTTTTGCCGTCAAAAAGGTTGAAATTGAAGGCCAATCAGCCAGCGGAAATGCGGATAGACCTCACCGATTTGCCATCCGGCCACTATCAAATCCTGCTTGAAAACGGAACCGTCAGGCAGGCAATTCCATTGGTGCATTTTCGGTGATAATCCTTAGATTTGAAGGGATTGACGTTGACAAATGGTATTTGGAATGATGATCACAGGTGTCGTAGCAGGAATTTTCTCCATGTGGGCGACAAGCAAATTGCTCGGAAACACACCCAATTCCTGGATCAAGCGGCTATTGCATCCACAAGGACAAAATGCGGAATCGGCTTATTTGCAACGTGCTGAATCAGCGATCAATCAGCGGTTTCATAAAACACTGGCGCTGCCAATGTTGCCGGTATTGTTCACGCTAGCAGGACTGTTGGCCTATTTTTCAGGAATCGGGATTGCAACCGGGACATGGAACTATGAACTTTTACTTGGATTTGCCTTGTCGGTCGTCTGCTGTTATCCTTTTTTGATGCACTTGCAGCTCATCGATTTCCGCAAAAAAGTCTCCGGATTTGCAGCAAAGCAATTGGCGCGAAGCGCAAGACCTGAAGCCGCCGGAAAAATTCTGATTGCTGCGGCTGTTCATTCAGATGCGATTGTACGCC
The window above is part of the Bacteroidota bacterium genome. Proteins encoded here:
- a CDS encoding alkaline phosphatase D family protein; translated protein: MRIHQLFLLLSLTVSGLSLKSQTLPPNIYADSAHAPFLHGVASFDPTATKVILWTKVDPEINSGPITLTWETFADANLTQQLATGTATASVTSNWTAQADVDFPDPERFYWYRWKDSQSRFSVVGRTKTASQGADAQARLAIMSCSSVYSGYFNAYQRIATRNDIDLVVHLGDYIYDFVDADEQVRVPSPAPVDPQTLAEWRDRHSYYLLDPDLRAARQNHPWAVIWDNHDVDGDSPQHVADAIQAFQEYVPMRLTDAILPHLIYRRLAYGDLLDILLVDATTLRDIDTLPNGEFSMLGNAQWNWLSQELSSSTALWRVIGQERMMAEFSTAGLGSLINYGDGPVADSGAWDGYNGERVRLLNHLDQNGIDNNVILSGDIHTSFLCDLPIDYGSYDDQTGAGSVAVEFLPTSITRGNFDEQGVTGFLAQLVQGAIALANAHHVYSELTSHGYGILDIRPDVVTAEYWYSPILQASNSESFATGYECRTGENHWRRAALSNPTTVLVASEDATLQNVTTSLFPNPAGESATLRLNAARTETVNILVMDPASGKQVLPSKRLKLKANQPAEMRIDLTDLPSGHYQILLENGTVRQAIPLVHFR